The segment CAACAATGCATATTTCTTCTTTTCCCTTTGAAGCGAGGAAAGATAAAATTCAACCATCAAATATCGGTATCTACATCATTAACTTTCTATAAACTCATCATCAACGAATGTGCTCCCACTTTCTTGAATCCACGCTGTAATCCCATCACTCCATCGGTACTTATCTCTCCTAATCTGGTCTGACAAGCTGAAAGGACTACCAAATTTAAATATGACAAATCCAGTTTAGCCAGCTCACGGGCTGTCAAAATTCCATCCTCCACATCATCCGGACAGTCCCCACTAAGCACCATAGCTACTCCTGACAGAAAAAGTTCTGTACGGCTTAATGCCTAATCTTTATGATTTCGCAGCTCGTCCTGGAAAAGCCATACAACTTTGCCCCTTTTGGCCAAAAAAGAATTGCCCCCTTGGCCCACAATATGATAAACCCTTTAAAATTCCTGGTGATGGGGGCAATTTTATTTTACCCTTTTAATTTTATCTGTTTTTCTTAGACCTTAACTTACGCATGCTTTCACCATGCAGTTCTATAGTATGAGCCGTGTGGATGATACGGTCAAGTATGGTATCGGCTATTGTCGGAGCACCAACCATGTCATACCAGTTGGACGACGGGTATTGC is part of the Parabacteroides sp. AD58 genome and harbors:
- a CDS encoding CHAT domain-containing protein is translated as MVLSGDCPDDVEDGILTARELAKLDLSYLNLVVLSACQTRLGEISTDGVMGLQRGFKKVGAHSLMMSL